CACAACTTCGTCGGCGACGCCTTCCGCGGTGCGACGTGGGTCAGCCTGCACAACGGCGGCGGCGTCGGCTGGGGCGAGGTGATCAACGGCGGATTCGGCTTGGTGCTCGACGGCACCCCCGCGGCCGCCGAGCGGGCCGCGGCGATGCTCTCCTGGGACGTGTCGAACGGACTCGCGCGCCGCGCTTGGGCCGGGAACGAGGGAGCGAGGTTCGCCGTCCGCCGGGCGATGGAGGCGGTCCCCGGGATGGAGGTCACCCTGCCCAACGCGGCGGACGAGGAGACGATCGAGCGGGCGCTCGAAGAGGCCGGGCTGGCGTGACGCCGCCCGACGCCGAGGCGCCGGCGGACCGCTGCGTGGCGGTCGCCGTGCCGGCTCCGATCCTCGAGCCGCTCGCCTACCGCGTGCCGCCGGAGTGTCCCGTTCCGCGAGCGGGATGCCGCGTGCGGGTTCCCCTCGGAAACCGCGAGGTCACCGGGCTCGTCCTCGGGCCGACCGCGGCGCCCGAAGGGGTCGCGCTCAAGCCGGTGGCCGGCGTCGTCGACCCGCCGGAGCGGCCCGTCCTTCCGCCCGACCTCCTGGAGACGCTGCGGTTCCTGCTCGACTACTACGTCGCGCCGCCCGGGGACGCCGTGCGGGCGGCCCTTCCCGCGGCGGTGACGGAACGGCCCCGCGCTCCCACCGAGATCTGGGTGGCTCCGGCCCCCGGGGCGCGCGCGGCGTTCGAGGAGGGCGCGCTGGTGCGCGCCCCGGCCCAGCGGAAGGCGCTGGAAACCGCCCTCGCCCAAGGACCCCTCCCGCAGGCGGAACTCGCCCGCCGGTCGGGCGTCTCGGCGGCCGCCGTGGCGGCGCTGGTGCGCCGCGGGCTCCTGGTGGCCGAAGAGCGCGACAAGGAGCCGCCGCCGGCCCCCGCGGCCGGGTTTCCCACCACCCCTCCGCCGCGGTTGACGCCCGCGCAGCGGGCGGCGGGAGCGCGCGTGGCGGAGCTGATCGACGGCGGGCGGTACGCGGCGCTGGTGCTGTTCGGCGTGACCGGTTCGGGGAAGACCGAGGTCTTCCTGCGGGCCGCCGAGCACGCGCTCTCCCGCGGACGGTCGGTGCTGTACCTCGTGCCGGAGATCGGGCTCACCCCGCAGCTCGCCCACGCGCTGCGCCAGCGCTTCGGCGACGGCGTCGTCGTCCTCCACTCAGGCATGCCGGCGCGCCGGCGGCACGAGGCGTGGGAGGACGTGCGCACCGGCCGGGTCCGCGTCGTCGTCGGGGCGCGTTCCGCGCTGTTCGCCCCGCTCGCCTCGCTCGGCCTGATCGTCGTCGACGAGGAACACGACGCCGGGTACAAGCAGGAGGAGTCACCGCGGTACCACGCCCGGGACCTCGCCCTCGTGCGCGCCCGCGCCGCCGGGGCGGTGGCGATCCTCGGCTCCGCCACCCCGTCGATGGAGGCCTGGTGGCTGGTCCGGACCGGCCGGGCGGAGCTGGTCGAGCTGCCGGAGAGGGTGGGGGAGGGGGCGCTC
Above is a window of Acidobacteriota bacterium DNA encoding:
- the priA gene encoding primosomal protein N'; its protein translation is MTPPDAEAPADRCVAVAVPAPILEPLAYRVPPECPVPRAGCRVRVPLGNREVTGLVLGPTAAPEGVALKPVAGVVDPPERPVLPPDLLETLRFLLDYYVAPPGDAVRAALPAAVTERPRAPTEIWVAPAPGARAAFEEGALVRAPAQRKALETALAQGPLPQAELARRSGVSAAAVAALVRRGLLVAEERDKEPPPAPAAGFPTTPPPRLTPAQRAAGARVAELIDGGRYAALVLFGVTGSGKTEVFLRAAEHALSRGRSVLYLVPEIGLTPQLAHALRQRFGDGVVVLHSGMPARRRHEAWEDVRTGRVRVVVGARSALFAPLASLGLIVVDEEHDAGYKQEESPRYHARDLALVRARAAGAVAILGSATPSMEAWWLVRTGRAELVELPERVGEGALPAVELVDMREEFAETGEERALSRRLAAALRETLYRGEQAIVLLNRRGYTRVLLCRACGEAVGCRHCSIPMTWHRDGERLRCHYCGYARARPESCPSCGSIHLADLGSGTQRAEEEVAAALPGARVARLDRDAARSPRRLAAILGGFARGEIDVLVGTQMIAKGHHFPKVTLVGVLSADASLRLPDFRAAERTFQLVTQVAGRAGRGDRPGRVIVQAFRPDHPALTAAAAQDYRSFAARELPGREMLRYPPAAALANVIVRDPSPARAFERAETLARHIREAGAPRVAVLGPTAAPLARLRGEHRVQLLVRARRRRRLSAALREALFRFLGPRRSMPRWLVIDVDPQQLL
- a CDS encoding urocanate hydratase, which produces HNFVGDAFRGATWVSLHNGGGVGWGEVINGGFGLVLDGTPAAAERAAAMLSWDVSNGLARRAWAGNEGARFAVRRAMEAVPGMEVTLPNAADEETIERALEEAGLA